TTGCGTGGATCTCACCTTGTCTGACATCAAGGTTGACGTCATCCAAGGCTTTTACCCCAGGGAAAAGCTTGGTGATGTGTTTCATTTCTAAGAGTAGGGTATCCAAAATTATCCTCCAAGAAGGCGGGCAACAGCTGCTGCCCGCCTCTTTCAGAAAAAGGTCAGACCTGAATGTCGGCTTCGGTGTAGTATCCGCTGTCGATCAACAGTTCCTTGTAGTTGTCCACCGTTGCAAACACAGGTTCACAGAGGTAGGACGGGATGACGCCAGTACCATTGTCGTAGGTGGTGGTGTCGTTCACATCGACTTCCTCACCCTTTACGATGGCATTGACCATTTCCACAACCTTGCTTGCCAAGGTGCGGGTGTCCTTGAAGATTGACATTGCTTGCAAGCCCTGCAACATGTTCTTGACCGCTGGCTTGTCACAATCCTGACCAGTGATGATCGGGAAGTTGTCCTTGGTGTAGCCTGCAGCTACCAAGGCGTTGGTGATTCCGTTTGCTACAGAGTCATTGGAGGAGTAGACTGCATCGAGGCGTTTCCCGTTCGGGCCGTATCCATTTGCAGTGATGAGGTTCTCCATGCGCTTCTGAGCTTCTTCGGTTGACCAGTTCAATGTTGCCACTTGAGCCTTGCTGGTCTGTCCGGAAGGAACGACAAGTTTGCCGCTCTTGATGTATGGCTCCAGGATTGACATGGCACCACCGAAGAAGAAATTGATGTTGTTGTCATCAGGGGAACCGGTGAACAGTTCAATGTAATAGGGGCCTTTTGTGCTGTCCAGCTTAAGAGCATCACGAATGAACTCTCCCTGGATTGTCCCCACCTTGAAGTTGTCAAAGGTTGCATAGTAGGTGACTGCATCGCTGTTCATAATCAAACGGTCATAGGCGATGACTTCAATGTCATTATCCTTTGCCTGCTTGAGTACCTCAGTGAGAGCTGAGCCGTCAATGGAGGCGATGACCAGTACATCACAACCAGTGACAATCATGTTCTCGAGTTGCGCTACCTGTGTTGGGATATCATTATCCCCTGCATACTGCAGATCAACCTGGTAGCCTGCAGCTTCGAGTTGCTGCTTCATGTTGGCACCATCCTGGTTCCAGCGTTGAAGGCTCTGGGTGGGCATTGAGACGCCAATTTTGGCAGCTCCGCTTTGTTCTTTTGTTCCGGCGGCGAAGAGAGATGTTGCAACGAGCAACACAATCATGAGCACACTGACACACTTTTTCATATACAACTCCTTTATCTGGATTTCTCCAGTGATATGCATAAGCTGTGGAGGGTATACGTAGTACTAGAGCAGGGGTAATCAAGCAAAATATATCATTTCCTGCGTAGTGCCCGGGCACGTTCAAGTATCATGATAATACCTTTTTTGCATTTGTAAAGGGAAAGATGTTCTGTGAACAAAGTTTTTTAAAACATTTGCAGATGCGGTTCTAGATTACTCGCTTGGTCTTCCATTTCCCACGGGCAAAACGGGTGATGAAGCAGATGCTTCTTATGATCCAGTCAATATACATGCCAAACCATACCCCGTAGATGCCCCAGCCAAAGAGTATTGCCAGAAGGTAGCTCATTCCAACCCTGCTTGCCCACATACTCACCATTGATACAACCATGGTAAACTTGGCATCTCCTGCGGCCCGCAGGAAATTAGGCAGGGAGAATGCTGTTGGCCAGAGAATGGAGCTGAAGATCATGGCAGAGCGAATGACGTTTGATGCTAGTTCAGTCGCCTCAGCTGAAAGATTGAAGATCAGAACGATTTTGGGAGCGAAAATGAAGACAGGGATTGCCACAATGATCATGGCGATATATGCAGCAAGGAGCAGCCTCTTACCGTAGAAGACCGCCTGGTCTGGACGCTTTGCCCCGACTGCCTGTCCGATAACGGTGATCGAGGCCAGACCGATTGCCCCACCAGGGATATTGACGAAGGAGGCGACTGAGTTCGCAATGGCATTGGCTGCAATGGATGCTGTACCGAAGGCAGCTATGAACCCTTGCACCAGCAGTTTCCCAATCTGGAAAACGGAACCCTCAATCCCATTGGGGATGCCGATATGCAGGATTCGTTTGATCATATCCCAGCGAAGAGACCAATGGCGGTAATTTCTTACTGAGATCTGATTGGTCGGATTTGTCAGCAATGCAAGGATGATCGCACTGCCGATGATGCGGCTGAGCAGAGTGCCTAGACCTGCCCCAATTACCCCCAGATGCAAGGCAAAGATGAAGTAGGCGTTTCCTGCGACATTCACCAGATTCATGACCAGACTCACCCACAGTGAGATCTTGCTGTTTCCCATGGAGCGGAACAATGCTGCCGATGCGTTATATGCAGCGAGAAAGGGGAGGGAGAGAAGGATATATATGAAATATGTTGCTCCACCTTCGAGAACTGATGTTTCAATCGACCCAAAGATAAAGTTGATAATCTGCCTCCTAAACGGCATGCAGAGTATGAGCAGAAAGATTGAAACAAGCAGCGAGAGCAAGATCAATTGCTTGGCTGCTGCATTGGCCGATACATTATCCCTGTTTCCCAGATATTGGCTTGCAACCACTGCTCCACCAGTGGCGAAGGCTGCAAAGAGCTGGACGATCAAGATGGTAATTGAATCCACCAAGCTGATGGCGCTTACAGCACTTTCCCCGGCCGATGCAATCATGACCGTGTCAGCCATCCCGATGGAGACCATGAGCACTTGCTCGATGATGAGAGGAATAATAAGCGTATACAGGAAACGGCGGGAGAACATAGGTTCCAACGCCGTATCCTGAATGATGGGTTTCACTGTGCTACCTCTTGCCCGTCCCCTATGGAAAGGGCAATGCTGACAACCTGTTAATCGGTAAGCAGTCCTTCGTCATTGTCAAAGTTTTTCTTGCGTAGGTCCTTAAACCTGCGTACCAGCTCTTCCACCGTAAGGCTTGCCTTCTGTTCTCCTGAAACATCGAGGATGATGGACCCTTCATCCATCATGATCAGACGGTTACCGAAGTCAATGGCAAACTGCATATTATGCGTTACCATCAAGGCAGTAAGTTCATACTCCTTTATGTATCGTTCAGTCAGATCCATGACAATCTGTGCATTCCTTGGATCAAGGGCAGCGGTATGTTCATCAAGCAGGAGCATCTTGGGTTTGCTCATGACCGTCATCAACAAAGTGAGAGCCTGTCTCTGTCCTCCACTGAGTAGCCCGACGTTGTCCTTGAGCCTGTTCTCCAGACCGATGGGCTTGAGCAGCTCCCTGAATACTTGCCTCTTCTCATTGTTCAGGCTTATACGCAGGCCCTTCATTCCCTTTGTCATAGCTGTGATCATATTGTCCTCAATGGACATATTTGCAGCAGTTCCCTTGGTTGGGTCCTGGAAAATTCGACCGATGGTCATTGCCCTGCGATACTCGGGGCTGTTGGTGATATCTACCTCGTCAAAAATGATCTTTCCATTGGTAACGGGGTAGGTCCCGCTGATAAGATTGAAGAGTGTGGATTTGCCGCTGCCGTTTGAGCCAATGACGCAGATGATGTCCCCTTTATTTACATGAAGGTTGATGTTTTCCAAGGCTGTCTTTTCATTGACAGTACCAGGATAGAAGACTTTGGTGATATTACTCAGATCAAGCATTGGTTGCATCCTCCTTGTCGCTCATGGTTTTTGCCTGGGAGCGTGCGATGGCTTTCTTTTTTGCCCCGGCAGAGCTAGCAGCACTACGGGTCTGCGCAACGAACAAGCTGACGATGACCAATATACCTGTGAGCAGTTTAAAATCGTTTGGGGTGATGTTAACCAAGTATCCGTACTTTCTTCCGAAGAACATCAAGGCTTTGTAGATGATGGCTCCAAAGATGGCTCTTAGCGTAAGCAGAGATATTCGGTTGGTAGAGAAGAGGAACTCGCCCAGCATGATAGCTGCCAGTCCCTGGACGACCATGCCGATTCCCAGATTTGCATCAGCAAAGCCCTGGTACTGGGCGAGCAGTCCACCAGAGAGAGCAATCAATCCATTGGAGAGCCCAAGGCCGATCAACTTCAATACTTCGGGGTTGATACCTTGGCTGATTACCATTTGCTCGTTTCCCCCCATTGCTCCGAGAGAAACACCAAGGTCGGTACGGAAGAAGATATCAATGAGCACCTTTACAAAGAGTACCACCAGCAGAGTTCCCACCAGACTGGCCCATTCAGGGGGAAGGAACTGGAATGCCTCGGGGAGTTTTGAGTACAAGGTCTCCACGCGAAGCAAGGGGACGTTGGCCTTGTTCCCCAGAATTCTCAAGTTGATTGAATACAACATGGTCATGGTAAGAATACCTGCAAGCAAGCCAGGAATTTTCAGTTTATTATGGATGGCGGCAGTAACCATGCCGGCAAGCACTCCTGCAAAGAATGAAAGCAACAGTGCAACAAAGATGGGAAGGCCTGCTACAATGGCCATGGTTGCAACTGCTGCACCGGTAGCTACCGATCCATCGCAGGTAAGATCGGCAATATCGAGAATCCGATATGAGATTAAGATTCCAATGACCATGAGTGAAAAGATCAGGCCATCTACAAAAATTCCTTCAAGCATGTAATACCCCTTACACAGAAAAAACCCGCCGGCTCAATACAGTTCCGGCGGGATTGCAATTGACCCAATTACTGGGTAATTTTCACACCATCCTTAATGAGCACTGCTGCTGCATCTTGCAGATCCTGCGAAATAGTATAGCCAAGCTCGTCCGCTGCATCAAGATTGAACCACAGCTGGAATTTTGTGGGATCAGTGATATAGACCGTTCCGATATCCCCGGCTTCTGTTCCCCTGAGAATCTGTTCAACAATCTTGCCTGTTTCGACACCGATGTTGTAGTAATCAAAGCCAAGACTGACGAGGACGTTCAGACCATCAATGCCGCTTGCATCAGCACTGAAGAGTGCCTTGCCGGCCTTCTTCGCAACATCGTCAACTGAGGCGATGGCACTGATGACTGTGTTGTCAGTGGCAATATAGAGTGCATCAACACGGTCAATAATTGACTGGGTGGCCATTTTGACTTCGCTGGAGTTTGAAATGGCAGCAGAAACAAACTCTACCCCATATTTCTCACATGCGGCTTTTGCCATTTCCATGAGCAGGACACCATTGGCTTCACCGGAAGCGTAGACATTGCCGATGGACTTTGCACCGGTGATGTCGATCAGGAGCTTGATCTGTTCTTCGACCGGGTTCTTGTCGGATACACCGGCAATATTTGCTGCTACAAGGCCAGCCTCACTTGAGTCTGTGACAGCACTGAATACTACCGGGGTGCCGGAATTTTCATTAAACACCTGGGCAAGTGCCTGGGCGGCAGGGGTGGCAATACCGACGGCCACATCCACCTTGTCGCTCTTGAATTTCTGGGCAATGGAGGAAGCAGTTGAGATATCACCATTTGCATTCTGATGGTCATAGGTCACCAGAAGATCGGTTGTTGCAAGATGATCCATCATACCCTGTTCAGCTGCATCGAGTGCAGCATGGGTAACCAGTTTGGAAATACCGATTTTGTACGGTTGTGGACCGGTTTGTTCTGCCTGACCAGCACTGAAGAGTGGGAGTGCAACACAGAGTAGCAGAGAGAGAGCGATGAGCATCGGACGCTGTAGTTTTTTCATAATCATTCCTCCAAGCGGATAATCCTTTTCGTTTGCAAAACTATAGCTGGAATTTCTGGATTTGTAAATCCGAATATACAAAATAATGAATAATAATTCATATAATATACAAGTGTTATCTGGATTTACGCAAAAACAAAAAGGAACCTGCCCCCGAAGAGGCAGGTTCACACTACAAGGAGAATCTACGTTATTATTGCAATTGCTTCTTTCCATCCTTGATGATCACCTTTGCATTGGCAAGCAATGACTCGTCAATGGAGATACCAAGTGCATCAGCGGTATCGAGATTGAACCATAGTTCAAATTGGGCGGGATCCTCGAAGAAAATTGATCCGATATCCTTGGGGTCTTCTCCCCGTAGGATTCGTTCAACCACTTTTCCGGTCTCCACCCCAACAGTGTAGTAGTTGAAACCCCAGCTCATCAGGAAGTCGATGTTTTCACTGCTGGTGGTGTCAGTATTGAAGAGCGGAACACCTGCCTTCATGCATACCTCACTTACACTGGGAATGGCACTGACAACGGTGTTGTCGATTGCAACATACATTGCATCCACACGGTCGATGATGGATTGGGCAGCCATCTTCACCTCGCTTGAATTGCTGATTGCTGCTGCCACAAATTTGACACCATTAGCTTCGCTGATTTCTCTGGCCATCTCCATCTGCACCACTCCATTGGCTTCGTTGCTGGTGTAGATCATTCCCAGGGTCTTTGGTTTGACAATAGAAAAATAGGTCTCCAGTTGCAGCTCAAGAGGGTTTAGGTCAGAGACCCCGGCAATATTCGTCTCTTCAGTCTTCGAATAGTCTACAACCAGGCCTGCTGCCAGAGGATCGGTGATTGCCCCGAATACCACTGGCTTATCCTTGATGATCTGGGCAAGCGCCTGAGCCGCTGGGGTAGCGATGCCAACCACGATATCCTTGTCATCGCTCTTGAATTTCTGGGCAATGGCAATGGCTGTTGCTATTTCGCCATTGCAGTTCTGGTTGTCAAATGTTACAGAGAAATCACTTGCCTCAAGCTGGTCCATGATCCCTTGTTCAATTGCATCAAGGGCAGGGTGACTGACCAATTTGGAAATACCGATGGTATAGGTTTTTTCTGTCCCTGGTGCGGGATCTGTTTCAGTGGCAGGTTGTGCAATCAGGTAGGTTCCGATAAGCAAAAACGTCAAAAGCAGGATACTTATTCTTTTCATGGTCAATCTCCTCTGTGATGACGTTACTATATATAGAAACTTGAAGGAGCGCAAGTATCTATTCATAGAAACATGAACTTTTTTTTGTGATGAGGCAAAAAGAAACTCCCCGGGGAGTCCGGGGAGGGATCTTTCAGGGTCACTCTGGATTAGATAAAGTCATCTTCTTCAAATGCGTCCGTCTCATCGAAATCGTCATTTTCGTCGTAAAACTCATCCTCGTAGGACTCATCTCCATCGACCATGAAACCATCATCGAGCAAGTCGTCGTCTTCTTCATCCTCATCGAGCATTTCGTCATCGTCATCACCGAAATCAATTACTTCAGGAGCATCAAATAGATCGGCAAGATAAGCATCTTCCTCATCCTCTAGCCTGCTGAAATAACGATCTTCCTCATCATCGAGCTCATCTTCTTCATCACGGTATTTAGCCATGTCGTTACTCCTTGAAATCAGATTCAAATCCCACACCTCCAACATAAGAGAAGGTAATCAGGTTGTCAATTAGTTGTATCGGTTTGTGTGTATGGACAGGTAAGAATCACACTGCTATGATGCGAATATGGAAACAAAACGATGGTATTTGGCTGTCCCTCTTGGGGACCCAGCAGGGATTGGCCCTGAGATAGTACTGAAGGCAATGCAACGCGTAGATCTTCCCCCTTCCATGGGGATGATAGTTATCGGTGATGTACCTATCTTGAAGAAGGTATCTACTGATTTAGGCATCCCTTCAGATTTTGATGCCGTGGTTGTTGATGATGGTTCATTGGTTCGTGCAATTGAAAGCGGAAGTCGTCATATCCTTTACTCCCAGAATATCTTGGATATGCATCGATTCAGCTATGGAGAGATACAGGCAATGTGTGGCCGTGCGGCCTACCATGCAGTAGAGGAAGCGGTTCGTCTTATTAGCAGCGGATATGCTCATGCCTTGGTAACACCACCACTTCATAAGGAAGCCTTGAAAGCCGCTGGTGTCGATCATATTGGATACACCGAAATTCTTAGTGCACTCAGCGGGACCAAGCGTGCAATAACGATGTTCGATACGCTTGGATTGAAAATATTCTTCCATAGCAGGCATCTTTCATTACGCCAGGCATGTGATGCAGTGACAAAGGAGTCATTGCTGAGGACCATCCTTGAGTGTGATGCCATTACAAAGAATCATGGTGGCGCGTTTAGAAATGAGCTCAGCCTTGCAGTTGCGGGTCTGAATCCACATTGCGGAGAGCATGGCCTCTTTGGCGATGAAGAAGAGCAAGCT
This sequence is a window from uncultured Sphaerochaeta sp.. Protein-coding genes within it:
- the chvE gene encoding multiple monosaccharide ABC transporter substrate-binding protein; its protein translation is MKKCVSVLMIVLLVATSLFAAGTKEQSGAAKIGVSMPTQSLQRWNQDGANMKQQLEAAGYQVDLQYAGDNDIPTQVAQLENMIVTGCDVLVIASIDGSALTEVLKQAKDNDIEVIAYDRLIMNSDAVTYYATFDNFKVGTIQGEFIRDALKLDSTKGPYYIELFTGSPDDNNINFFFGGAMSILEPYIKSGKLVVPSGQTSKAQVATLNWSTEEAQKRMENLITANGYGPNGKRLDAVYSSNDSVANGITNALVAAGYTKDNFPIITGQDCDKPAVKNMLQGLQAMSIFKDTRTLASKVVEMVNAIVKGEEVDVNDTTTYDNGTGVIPSYLCEPVFATVDNYKELLIDSGYYTEADIQV
- a CDS encoding ABC transporter permease, coding for MLEGIFVDGLIFSLMVIGILISYRILDIADLTCDGSVATGAAVATMAIVAGLPIFVALLLSFFAGVLAGMVTAAIHNKLKIPGLLAGILTMTMLYSINLRILGNKANVPLLRVETLYSKLPEAFQFLPPEWASLVGTLLVVLFVKVLIDIFFRTDLGVSLGAMGGNEQMVISQGINPEVLKLIGLGLSNGLIALSGGLLAQYQGFADANLGIGMVVQGLAAIMLGEFLFSTNRISLLTLRAIFGAIIYKALMFFGRKYGYLVNITPNDFKLLTGILVIVSLFVAQTRSAASSAGAKKKAIARSQAKTMSDKEDATNA
- a CDS encoding MATE family efflux transporter, which gives rise to MKPIIQDTALEPMFSRRFLYTLIIPLIIEQVLMVSIGMADTVMIASAGESAVSAISLVDSITILIVQLFAAFATGGAVVASQYLGNRDNVSANAAAKQLILLSLLVSIFLLILCMPFRRQIINFIFGSIETSVLEGGATYFIYILLSLPFLAAYNASAALFRSMGNSKISLWVSLVMNLVNVAGNAYFIFALHLGVIGAGLGTLLSRIIGSAIILALLTNPTNQISVRNYRHWSLRWDMIKRILHIGIPNGIEGSVFQIGKLLVQGFIAAFGTASIAANAIANSVASFVNIPGGAIGLASITVIGQAVGAKRPDQAVFYGKRLLLAAYIAMIIVAIPVFIFAPKIVLIFNLSAEATELASNVIRSAMIFSSILWPTAFSLPNFLRAAGDAKFTMVVSMVSMWASRVGMSYLLAILFGWGIYGVWFGMYIDWIIRSICFITRFARGKWKTKRVI
- a CDS encoding ATP-binding cassette domain-containing protein; amino-acid sequence: MLDLSNITKVFYPGTVNEKTALENINLHVNKGDIICVIGSNGSGKSTLFNLISGTYPVTNGKIIFDEVDITNSPEYRRAMTIGRIFQDPTKGTAANMSIEDNMITAMTKGMKGLRISLNNEKRQVFRELLKPIGLENRLKDNVGLLSGGQRQALTLLMTVMSKPKMLLLDEHTAALDPRNAQIVMDLTERYIKEYELTALMVTHNMQFAIDFGNRLIMMDEGSIILDVSGEQKASLTVEELVRRFKDLRKKNFDNDEGLLTD
- the pdxA gene encoding 4-hydroxythreonine-4-phosphate dehydrogenase PdxA; this encodes METKRWYLAVPLGDPAGIGPEIVLKAMQRVDLPPSMGMIVIGDVPILKKVSTDLGIPSDFDAVVVDDGSLVRAIESGSRHILYSQNILDMHRFSYGEIQAMCGRAAYHAVEEAVRLISSGYAHALVTPPLHKEALKAAGVDHIGYTEILSALSGTKRAITMFDTLGLKIFFHSRHLSLRQACDAVTKESLLRTILECDAITKNHGGAFRNELSLAVAGLNPHCGEHGLFGDEEEQAIEPAILEARERGVNVAGPIGADSVFYQARVGKYRAVISLYHDQGHIAAKTYDFNQTISITWNLPFLRTSVDHGTAFNIAGKNLADAAGMVRALEAAAEYLLAEGEKR
- a CDS encoding ABC transporter substrate-binding protein encodes the protein MKRISILLLTFLLIGTYLIAQPATETDPAPGTEKTYTIGISKLVSHPALDAIEQGIMDQLEASDFSVTFDNQNCNGEIATAIAIAQKFKSDDKDIVVGIATPAAQALAQIIKDKPVVFGAITDPLAAGLVVDYSKTEETNIAGVSDLNPLELQLETYFSIVKPKTLGMIYTSNEANGVVQMEMAREISEANGVKFVAAAISNSSEVKMAAQSIIDRVDAMYVAIDNTVVSAIPSVSEVCMKAGVPLFNTDTTSSENIDFLMSWGFNYYTVGVETGKVVERILRGEDPKDIGSIFFEDPAQFELWFNLDTADALGISIDESLLANAKVIIKDGKKQLQ
- a CDS encoding ABC transporter substrate-binding protein; this translates as MKKLQRPMLIALSLLLCVALPLFSAGQAEQTGPQPYKIGISKLVTHAALDAAEQGMMDHLATTDLLVTYDHQNANGDISTASSIAQKFKSDKVDVAVGIATPAAQALAQVFNENSGTPVVFSAVTDSSEAGLVAANIAGVSDKNPVEEQIKLLIDITGAKSIGNVYASGEANGVLLMEMAKAACEKYGVEFVSAAISNSSEVKMATQSIIDRVDALYIATDNTVISAIASVDDVAKKAGKALFSADASGIDGLNVLVSLGFDYYNIGVETGKIVEQILRGTEAGDIGTVYITDPTKFQLWFNLDAADELGYTISQDLQDAAAVLIKDGVKITQ